The Thermoproteota archaeon DNA window TTGGGTTTAGGGATCTACATGGATCCGTTTGGACTAATTCAACAATGGTTGTCGGGTTATCCAGCGGGTTGGGAGAGAGTCCTATCAATGATAGGCATAGAGGTCCACTGGTTCATCCTGCAGTACGTACTAGGACTCTCATTCCTCGCTGTTGTTGCTGAGGCCATATGGCTGAGAACAGGCAACGAGGACTGGAAAAGGCTCTCTAGAACTTTAGCTAAGGCGTTCGTAGCTGTGTTCGCTGTCGGAGCTGCTACTGGAACTGCATCGGAGTTCGGATTAGTTCTTCTATGGCCTAACCTCACAGAAGCCGCCGGGAGATACATTTACTTCCCGCTCTACATGGAGATATTCGCATTCATCATGGAGGGTGTCTTCATCTACATGTACTTTTACGCGGAGCACAAGGTCTCCCCTAAGACTCACCTCTTAATTGGGGTATTGGCGTTCGTAGGGGCTTGGTTCTCAGCCGCCATGATATTGAGCGTGAACTCCTTCATGCAGGCTCCGGTCAATGTAATAGCCCATTACGACCCTATAGCGGGACCCAGTAGCTGGGCGCCTCCTGATGTATTGCTCTTCGTACCCGCTCAGATAGCTCAAGCCATTGATGTGAATAAGCTCGCCGCTGTCGGAGCCAAGGTAATTAACTCGTCCCCTGAGCAGGTAACGGTGACCTTGCCATCTGGCTTAGTTAGGATACTGATGGGGGAGGCTTTCTCCGGAAAAACCATAGGTGAAAGTACCTTAGCTGCTGTGCTCAAACCTGAGGCCCTCCAGACCCTCTCTTCAGTTCCACTAAAGGAGGTGATAGATGCCATTGTGGCTAATACAGTGGAGAATGCCGGGACTTTCATGATAACCTTCCTATCCAAGGGGTACTTAGCAACATTCGTCCATTCCCTGGGAGCCGCCATGACTGTTTCAGGCTTCACCTTACTGGGGGGGTATGCCCTCAGGATCCTCAGAACATCCGATGATGATAGGGACAGGGATTACTTCAGGAGAGCCTTGAAGTTCGCGGCCTTAGTTGCATTGATAACTGTGGCCATCCAAGGAACCGGCTCCGGCCATGCTATGGGAGCAGCCGTAGCCAAGTACAATCCCGAGAAGTTCGCGGCCATGGAGGCCACCACAACGAAGATTCAAAGCTTGCCGGGGATGATAGGTATGAAACAGCTAGTTGATCAGCTCATGCCTCTCCTAGCCTACGGTAATCCAAATGCGAAACTACCCTCCTATGATGTGATATCGGAGGAATTCAGACCTCCTCTGTTAGTGCACTATCTGTACTACACTAAGATAGGCCTGGGTGTCCTCCTCGGGTTGATAGGGCTGGTAGCAGTTTTCCTAGCGTTTAAGAGAGAAAATTGGCCTTCCTGGGCCCTGTGGGTGGCCGTGATATCTCCAGCCCTAGCTCACATAACCAGCTTCTTGGGATGGGGTGTGAGGGAGATGGGCAGGAAGCCGTGGGCTATCTACGGCATAATGGATGTGAAGACCGAGCTAACGATAAATCCGCCTCCTCCATGGCAGCTTATGGGTGTGGCCCTCTACCTATCTTTGATCTTAGCGGTGCTTGTTATCGGAGTCTATTGGTTCCTGTGGAGGAGGTGATGATATGCAGGCGCCGCTGCCCATTTCCACTCTCCTATCTCTCGCATTCGGCGTGCATATAGTCCTAGTGAACCTAGACATAGCTCTAGCGACATTCATACCCTTCATGGAGTGGCTCGCTAGGAAGGGTAAAGACGATTTCCTCATGGAGAGGGCGAAGATCTTAATGAGGTATTATGCAAGTACATACGCCATAGCAGGGGTCTTCGGGACTGCCTTTACTGTGATGCTCCTGAGCTTCTATCCCCAGTTTATAGGGCTCGCTGGTCATCTCACTTGGGTGCCTTTCGGACTAGCCATCCTCATGATAGCCCTGAGGTTCCTGACCATAGTGCTCTACTGGTACCTCTGGGACAGGGTTGCGGTGAACCTCCACCTGCTAATAGGAGCCTTACTCGCCATAAGCGGATATCTTATACCTTTTGGCTTCAGAGCAGTGTTTGCCTTCCTGAACACACCCACGGGGCTACATCTGGAGCCCAAGCCCTATCTAGATGTGATCGAGGCACTGACTAACCCTACGTTCCTGCCGCTATACCTGAAGAGTCTATTCGGTGCGCTGGCTGCTGGATCTCTCATGCTGGCATCGGCCTACGCCTATAGCTACAGCAAGTCTCCAACCAATAAGGAGAGATACTCCGAGCTGGTCGGAATGTTCACTGAGTATGGAGCCATTTTCCTAGCTCTCATGGTAATATTCGGCCCCTGGTATGCGATAAGCCTCAACGTGTCCCAATACAAGTTCAGCAACATATTCGGATTCCTTCTGGGGGTGAAACCACAGCATGACTTCGGATGGCTCTTCACCATAAAGATGATACTCGTGATAGTGCAATTCCTAGCGGTGATATTCGTCTTGAAGGGACTGTCGAACCTAGATGGAGTTATAAGGTGGGCCGAAATTTCAGGACCAGCTGGATTGGCTACGGTGCTCACTGGAGAACTTCTTAACATGCACAGCCAGTTACCCTACTTCATAGCCCAGCCCGAGGTAGTTAACTCGCTCCCAGAGATATTTAGGCAGGCTTTACTAACTACTGCAGCCAATACCTTGGCCGATATTCCAGAGCTCTACATGCTGACTGCGGTATTTCTAGTTCCTCTGCTCATCGCTGTGGTGGCCCTATTCTATCTTCTCTTGAAGGACTGAAGGGTCCTTCCTTAACCTCCTTTTTAATGGTCATGCCTGAGCATAGCTTAATATAACCTAGATCTCCACTCCAAGAGCCGCTCTGGCTATCCAGCCCACTAAGAACGATACTACCGCCACCCCGAAGCTTATCGCTAGCATCTCTAGGAACATCCTCAAGGCCGATTGATCCTTGACGACCGCAACGTAGAAGGAGAAGAGCCCTACTATTATCACTGTTAGACCTAGCATCAAGAGGAGGGCAATATAAGGGTTTGTAAGAGATAGGAAAGGGGTTATCATGAGAATCACAGTTAGTATGTATGCTATCCCAGTGTAAAAGGCTCCTTTCATTGGATTCCCTAAGCCCTCTGACTTTCTAGATAGATACTCGGATGCTGCCATTGAGAGGCTGGCAGCCACCCCCATTATCAAGCCAGCTATTCCTATCAGTTTGGAGTTCTGTAAAGCTAATGTCAAGCCTGCCAAAGCGCCGGTCAACTCCACCAGAGCATCATTCAGTCCTAGGACCATAGATCCCACGTATTCTACTCTTTCCTCCTTAACGAGTTCAATCAATTGATCCTCGTGATCCTCCTCCTCCCGAAGAAGAGTGGCTGCTTCAGGGACCTCCTCCATGATACCCCTATATCCCTCTTGAGCAGACTCCTCAGTCCTCTCCATCAGCTTTATTGTGAAAGTAACGCCGAATATCTTGGAGATCACGGAGTAGAGGAATACCTTCTTCGCATCTGGCTCCACATCCCTCCCTGTATATTTCCTCAGGATAGAGTAATGCCTGAGCTCATCTCTAGCTATCCTCTCCAGTACCTTCCTGTTCTCCTCATCTACTCGCTGAGCTAGACTCAGATAAACGTTGTACTCGGTTATCTCGTTCCTCTGAAACTCAAGTAGAGCTTTCATGGTCTCTGGTTTCAGGTCAGCCATGGTAATCCCTCAGTATATTCATTTGCAGATTTAAAGGATAACAGCAGGTTCGGCAAGAGCACTAACGGGTTGGGTCTGAATGGAAGGAATTGTCGCTCTGAGAGGCGATCTCCATTGCTATACACATTAAAATCGAAACAGAATACTTCCCATTCTAGGCATCCGTATAGCTTGTAAAAACTTTTCTCAGATTTCATCCCATCCAGTTGGCTTCTCGTTATAATATGATTGTTAAAGCCCAGGAAAATGAAAGAGTTGTTAATTAGATGAGCATAACTACAGAGTCTTCCATGGCCATGTTCATGAAAGTCGTCGCGCCGACTGCATCATCCACTTCCTCTATCAGATCCTCCCTCTTCAGGCCGAACATCTCCATTGTAGTTGAGCAGGCGTAGAACTTCACTCCTAAGTCCTTGCACTCCTTTATCATATCCCTTACGGTAGGCATGTTGAGCTCCCTTATCTTCTTCCTCACCATGCCAGTTGCCATTGCAGTCATTCCTGGGAGTGTGGCCAGTATGTTCGGCACTCCCATCGATGGATTCCCTACCGGAGTCACCTTGAGGTTATCAACCCTGTCCTTTCTTATTATGTCGAAACCCCAGAATGTGAAGAAGAGACCAACCTCCAAGCCCATGGCCGCTCCGATCTGGGCCAATATGAGGGGGATAGG harbors:
- a CDS encoding cytochrome ubiquinol oxidase subunit I, whose protein sequence is MDPFGLIQQWLSGYPAGWERVLSMIGIEVHWFILQYVLGLSFLAVVAEAIWLRTGNEDWKRLSRTLAKAFVAVFAVGAATGTASEFGLVLLWPNLTEAAGRYIYFPLYMEIFAFIMEGVFIYMYFYAEHKVSPKTHLLIGVLAFVGAWFSAAMILSVNSFMQAPVNVIAHYDPIAGPSSWAPPDVLLFVPAQIAQAIDVNKLAAVGAKVINSSPEQVTVTLPSGLVRILMGEAFSGKTIGESTLAAVLKPEALQTLSSVPLKEVIDAIVANTVENAGTFMITFLSKGYLATFVHSLGAAMTVSGFTLLGGYALRILRTSDDDRDRDYFRRALKFAALVALITVAIQGTGSGHAMGAAVAKYNPEKFAAMEATTTKIQSLPGMIGMKQLVDQLMPLLAYGNPNAKLPSYDVISEEFRPPLLVHYLYYTKIGLGVLLGLIGLVAVFLAFKRENWPSWALWVAVISPALAHITSFLGWGVREMGRKPWAIYGIMDVKTELTINPPPPWQLMGVALYLSLILAVLVIGVYWFLWRR
- a CDS encoding cytochrome ubiquinol oxidase subunit I — protein: MQAPLPISTLLSLAFGVHIVLVNLDIALATFIPFMEWLARKGKDDFLMERAKILMRYYASTYAIAGVFGTAFTVMLLSFYPQFIGLAGHLTWVPFGLAILMIALRFLTIVLYWYLWDRVAVNLHLLIGALLAISGYLIPFGFRAVFAFLNTPTGLHLEPKPYLDVIEALTNPTFLPLYLKSLFGALAAGSLMLASAYAYSYSKSPTNKERYSELVGMFTEYGAIFLALMVIFGPWYAISLNVSQYKFSNIFGFLLGVKPQHDFGWLFTIKMILVIVQFLAVIFVLKGLSNLDGVIRWAEISGPAGLATVLTGELLNMHSQLPYFIAQPEVVNSLPEIFRQALLTTAANTLADIPELYMLTAVFLVPLLIAVVALFYLLLKD
- a CDS encoding DsrE/DsrF/DrsH-like family protein, with amino-acid sequence MGLEVGLFFTFWGFDIIRKDRVDNLKVTPVGNPSMGVPNILATLPGMTAMATGMVRKKIRELNMPTVRDMIKECKDLGVKFYACSTTMEMFGLKREDLIEEVDDAVGATTFMNMAMEDSVVMLI
- a CDS encoding VIT1/CCC1 transporter family protein, which translates into the protein MADLKPETMKALLEFQRNEITEYNVYLSLAQRVDEENRKVLERIARDELRHYSILRKYTGRDVEPDAKKVFLYSVISKIFGVTFTIKLMERTEESAQEGYRGIMEEVPEAATLLREEEDHEDQLIELVKEERVEYVGSMVLGLNDALVELTGALAGLTLALQNSKLIGIAGLIMGVAASLSMAASEYLSRKSEGLGNPMKGAFYTGIAYILTVILMITPFLSLTNPYIALLLMLGLTVIIVGLFSFYVAVVKDQSALRMFLEMLAISFGVAVVSFLVGWIARAALGVEI